TAAAGTGTTATTATTTTAGTTGACAAATGGTAAACTGCTTTGTTGGAGTCTGCTCTATTTTTTTAGACATACCAGCAAGAAATTAATAAAAAAGAAGGAAGGTACTTATGCCCCAAGATACTCGAGACAAAGTCGTCAATGCCTTAATTGAGCTGGCAGAGCAAAATCCTGAAAAGTCTTATTTTACTTTTTCAGAGATTGCTAAACAAGCCGGTCTATCGCGCCAGGCTATCTATAAAAAGCATTTTAGTAATGTTGAAGATATTATCCAATACATCCGCCAGACAATTATGACTCCGTTTTTGCCCCTGTATGAAAGCTACGAAGAAGGAAATGGAGAAAATCCATTCTGCTTCTTTGCCAAGCATATGATTCCTACCCTCTATGAACATAGGAAATGGATGAAGGTGCTCTACACTACAGCTATCGATCCTTTCTGGAGTGACTATCTATCTACCTTCTTCACTCAGTGGGTCGTACAAAATTTAGAAATTGACTCTAAAAAGTTGGGAATTCCAAAAGAAATGGCTACGGAAATTGTTGTTAGATGGATTAACTCCCTCATTGAGATCTGGATTATCAAAGAAAAACCTATGCCTGCAGAGGATTTCGCCAAGCTCTTCCTGAATGTGATTTCAACCCCTATGGATCAGTTTATAACACCTCATAGTGA
This window of the Streptococcus sanguinis genome carries:
- a CDS encoding TetR/AcrR family transcriptional regulator; amino-acid sequence: MPQDTRDKVVNALIELAEQNPEKSYFTFSEIAKQAGLSRQAIYKKHFSNVEDIIQYIRQTIMTPFLPLYESYEEGNGENPFCFFAKHMIPTLYEHRKWMKVLYTTAIDPFWSDYLSTFFTQWVVQNLEIDSKKLGIPKEMATEIVVRWINSLIEIWIIKEKPMPAEDFAKLFLNVISTPMDQFITPHSES